In Spinacia oleracea cultivar Varoflay chromosome 5, BTI_SOV_V1, whole genome shotgun sequence, a single window of DNA contains:
- the LOC110788723 gene encoding tropinone reductase-like 3 translates to MNKMEKIAKRFTGKVAIVTASTQGIGFSIAERLGLEGASVVISSRKQKNVDEAVEKLKGKGIDVFGVACHVSNAKQRKNLIDETVKKYGKIDVVVSNAAANPTVAAILDVPEPVLDKLWEINVKASILLLKDASPHMTTSSSVVFISSITAYQPPASMAMYGVTKTALLGLTKALAAEMAPNTRVNCVAPGFVPTRFADFLTSNDSIRKDIEEKTLLNRLGTTEDMASATAFLASDDASYITGETLVVAGGTPSRL, encoded by the exons ATGAATAAAATGGAGAAAATTGCCAAAAGATTTACAGGAAAGGTAGCCATAGTCACCGCTTCTACTCAAGGAATCGGATTTAGCATCGCTGAGCGCCTTGGTTTAGAAGGAGCTTCTGTTGTTATCTCGTCTCGGAAGCAG AAAAATGTGGATGAAGCAGTTGAGAAGCTTAAGGGTAAAGGAATTGATGTTTTTGGTGTTGCTTGCCATGTCTCAAATGCTAAGCAAAGGAAGAATTTGATTGATGAGACTGTAAAG AAATACGGGAAAATTGACGTGGTTGTATCTAATGCAGCAGCTAATCCCACTGTCGCTGCAATTTTAGATGTACCAGAACCTGTCCTAGACAAGTTATGGGAAATCAATGTCAAAGCTTCTATACTTCTTCTCAAG GATGCTTCACCACATATGACAACCAGCTCTTCAGTTGTTTTCATCTCGTCAATTACTGCTTACCAACCTCCGGCATCTATGGCTATGTATGGAGTGACAAAAACAGCACTTCTTGGACTTACTAAG GCATTAGCAGCTGAGATGGCCCCAAATACTCGCGTCAACTGTGTGGCCCCTGGTTTTGTACCTACCCGCTTTGCCGATTTCCTCACAAGCAATGATTCAATT AGGAAGGATATTGAGGAGAAGACACTACTTAATCGGCTTGGAACCACAGAAGATATGGCATCTGCAACTGCCTTCTTGGCTTCTGATGATGCCTCTTATATCACTGGAGAAACGTTGGTGGTTGCTGGAGGAACTCCCTCCCGCCTTTAA